The following proteins come from a genomic window of Corallococcus sp. NCRR:
- a CDS encoding phytoene/squalene synthase family protein, producing the protein MKVQGASFCRTQLPQVSRTFALNIPLLPEPLDLAVTVAYLLCRIADTLEDEARGALHGALLDEMGSLVSLEPGWEARARSFARRARLALRDEAPPPEAELVSQTPAVLETLASLPSWVHPPIARCVRTMTGGMKQIQRMHGGGGQVMGLPDLQATFMYCYYVAGVVGEMLTGLFVASSPRVARREERLLSRAPAFGRALQLTNILKDVREDLDRGSCWLPRDRMAAHGLTPATLVLPSLRANAVALMEELVAVARRELDVALEYSLALPVEEPGLRLFCLYPLFFAAGTLDAVEGNPAVFEPEPVKIPRETVAALMRLTQERVGSDEALRALYASGSRTSQGHAEAWP; encoded by the coding sequence ATGAAGGTGCAGGGTGCATCATTCTGTCGCACGCAATTGCCCCAGGTTTCCCGGACCTTCGCGCTCAACATCCCGCTGTTGCCCGAGCCCCTGGACCTGGCGGTGACGGTGGCCTACCTGCTGTGCCGCATCGCGGACACGCTGGAGGACGAGGCCCGCGGGGCACTTCACGGTGCATTGCTGGACGAAATGGGGAGCCTCGTATCGCTGGAGCCGGGCTGGGAGGCCCGTGCCCGCTCCTTCGCGCGAAGGGCGCGGCTGGCCCTGCGGGACGAGGCGCCGCCCCCGGAGGCCGAGCTCGTCTCCCAGACACCGGCCGTGCTCGAAACCCTGGCCTCGCTTCCCTCCTGGGTCCACCCGCCCATCGCGCGATGCGTGCGGACGATGACCGGCGGCATGAAACAGATACAGCGGATGCATGGAGGGGGCGGGCAGGTCATGGGGCTGCCCGACCTCCAGGCGACGTTCATGTATTGCTATTACGTGGCGGGCGTCGTCGGCGAGATGCTGACCGGCCTCTTCGTCGCCAGCTCACCCCGGGTCGCCCGGCGCGAGGAGCGGCTGCTATCGCGGGCGCCTGCCTTTGGGCGGGCCCTGCAGCTCACCAACATCCTGAAGGACGTGCGCGAGGACCTGGACCGGGGGAGCTGCTGGCTGCCCAGGGACCGCATGGCCGCGCATGGCCTCACGCCCGCCACGCTGGTCCTGCCTTCGCTCCGCGCGAACGCCGTGGCGCTGATGGAGGAGTTGGTGGCGGTGGCGCGCCGCGAGCTGGACGTCGCGCTCGAATACTCGCTGGCGCTGCCCGTGGAGGAGCCCGGCCTGCGGCTGTTCTGCCTCTACCCGCTCTTCTTCGCGGCCGGGACGCTCGACGCGGTGGAGGGCAACCCCGCGGTGTTCGAGCCCGAGCCCGTGAAGATTCCCCGGGAGACGGTGGCGGCGCTGATGCGGCTCACGCAGGAGCGGGTGGGCTCGGATGAAGCGCTGCGGGCGCTCTACGCCAGCGGCTCGCGGACGTCTCAAGGTCATGCGGAGGCCTGGCCCTGA
- a CDS encoding DUF1993 domain-containing protein has protein sequence MYFELFSQMKKQLGQLGKWLETAAAHAKAKSFDPNLYLNFRLAPDQLPFVRQVQIGCDAVKLAASRLSGKAAPSHPDTEQTLEELSARVRSTIAYLDTFTAKDFEGAAGRVITHPRWEGQVMSGADYFLENAVPNFFFHVTHAYALLRHNGVNLGKADYLGSLSLRAP, from the coding sequence ATGTACTTCGAACTCTTTTCGCAGATGAAGAAGCAGCTGGGGCAGTTGGGCAAGTGGTTGGAGACGGCCGCGGCCCATGCCAAGGCGAAGTCCTTCGACCCGAACCTCTACCTGAACTTCCGGCTGGCGCCGGACCAGCTCCCGTTCGTGCGGCAGGTGCAGATCGGCTGTGACGCCGTGAAGCTGGCGGCCTCGCGTCTGTCAGGCAAGGCCGCGCCGTCGCACCCGGACACGGAGCAGACGCTGGAGGAGCTCAGCGCCCGCGTCCGGTCCACCATCGCGTACCTGGACACGTTCACCGCGAAGGACTTCGAGGGCGCCGCCGGACGCGTCATCACCCACCCCCGCTGGGAGGGTCAGGTGATGAGCGGCGCGGACTACTTCCTGGAGAACGCGGTCCCCAACTTCTTCTTCCACGTCACCCACGCGTACGCGCTCCTGCGTCACAACGGCGTCAACCTGGGCAAGGCGGACTACCTGGGTTCGCTGAGCCTTCGCGCGCCTTGA
- a CDS encoding 2,3-oxidosqualene cyclase, with protein sequence MRRARDMLAGTQAADGSWKGDYSGPLFLGPVYVAGLYVMGRLPEAPVRDGMVAHMRAHQNPDGGWGLDVESPSLVFTSVLNYVAQRLLGVGADDPELVRARAWFLPRGGPLGSASWGKFVLALLGLYEYAGLAPVPPELWLLPRALPFHPSRLWCHCRMVYLPMGWLYGRRVRATEAPLLAELRRELYPQPYEDVDWKAARGRVAGTDAYSPHGLGLRAVHRVLGLYERFHSKRLRRRALEESLALIRGEDEATHFICIGPINKVLDMVVWHVARPEGPEVRAHLERLPDYLQRTPEGITVNGYNSSQLWDTAFAVQALVASGESAWARDTLERAGRFLEAQQVLEDSPDAARHHRHPSRGGWPFSTRAHGWPISDCTAEALKACLLLEPLGLNRVSRQRLGHAVAFILSLQNRDGGWATYERQRGPRWLERFNPSDVFAGIMVDPSYVECTSACMQALAAWREACPDAPVGPSIARGADFLRRQQRPDGGWEGSWGVCFSYGTWFGVTGLVASGAGTGDPALRKAVTFLKAHQREDGSWSETLPSCRERRWVEGRTGHAVTTSWAVLSLVAAGEANAEATRRGAVWLRERQDADGQWPREPLAGVFSRTCAIHYDAYLRIFPLWALSLAERQALDFKAREGSANPGSPPCPG encoded by the coding sequence ATGCGGCGGGCCCGGGACATGCTGGCCGGGACGCAGGCGGCGGACGGCTCCTGGAAGGGGGACTACAGCGGTCCGCTGTTCCTGGGGCCGGTGTACGTGGCCGGGCTGTATGTGATGGGGCGCCTTCCAGAGGCGCCCGTCCGCGACGGCATGGTCGCCCACATGCGCGCGCACCAGAACCCGGATGGAGGATGGGGGCTGGATGTGGAGTCGCCCAGCCTCGTCTTCACCTCGGTGCTCAACTACGTCGCGCAGCGGCTGCTGGGCGTTGGCGCGGACGACCCGGAGCTCGTCCGGGCGCGGGCGTGGTTCCTCCCCCGGGGCGGCCCGCTGGGCAGCGCGTCCTGGGGGAAGTTCGTCCTCGCCCTGCTGGGGCTCTACGAATACGCGGGCCTGGCGCCCGTGCCTCCCGAGCTCTGGCTGTTGCCGCGAGCGCTGCCGTTCCATCCCTCGCGGCTCTGGTGCCACTGCCGCATGGTGTACCTGCCCATGGGCTGGCTTTATGGCCGCCGGGTCCGCGCCACGGAAGCCCCGCTCTTGGCCGAGCTGCGGCGCGAGCTGTACCCCCAGCCCTACGAGGACGTGGACTGGAAGGCGGCGCGAGGCCGCGTGGCGGGCACGGACGCCTACAGCCCCCACGGCCTGGGACTGCGCGCCGTGCACCGCGTGCTGGGCCTGTATGAGCGCTTCCACTCGAAGCGGCTGCGGAGACGCGCGCTGGAGGAGTCCCTGGCGTTGATCCGCGGCGAGGACGAAGCGACGCACTTCATCTGCATCGGGCCCATCAACAAGGTGCTCGACATGGTGGTGTGGCACGTGGCGCGGCCGGAAGGCCCGGAGGTGCGAGCCCACCTGGAGCGCCTGCCGGACTATCTCCAGCGGACGCCTGAAGGCATCACGGTCAACGGCTACAACTCCTCCCAGCTCTGGGACACCGCCTTCGCGGTGCAGGCGCTGGTGGCCTCCGGCGAGTCCGCCTGGGCGCGCGACACGCTGGAGCGCGCGGGCCGCTTCCTGGAGGCGCAGCAGGTGCTGGAGGATTCGCCAGACGCCGCGCGCCACCACCGGCATCCCAGCCGGGGAGGGTGGCCCTTCAGCACCCGCGCGCACGGCTGGCCCATCAGCGATTGCACGGCGGAGGCGCTGAAGGCGTGTCTGTTGTTGGAGCCGCTCGGGCTCAATCGCGTGTCACGCCAACGCCTGGGACACGCCGTGGCGTTCATCCTGTCGTTGCAGAACCGGGACGGCGGCTGGGCCACCTACGAGCGGCAGCGGGGGCCGCGCTGGCTGGAGCGGTTCAACCCCTCGGACGTCTTCGCTGGCATCATGGTGGACCCCAGCTACGTGGAGTGCACGTCGGCCTGCATGCAGGCGCTGGCGGCGTGGCGCGAGGCGTGCCCGGACGCTCCGGTGGGCCCGTCCATCGCGCGGGGCGCGGACTTCCTGCGCCGGCAGCAGCGGCCGGACGGCGGCTGGGAGGGCTCCTGGGGCGTCTGCTTCAGCTACGGCACGTGGTTCGGCGTCACCGGCCTGGTGGCCTCGGGCGCGGGGACCGGAGACCCTGCCCTGCGCAAGGCCGTCACGTTCCTGAAGGCCCACCAGCGCGAGGATGGCTCCTGGAGCGAGACCCTCCCGTCCTGCCGCGAGCGCCGCTGGGTGGAGGGGCGCACGGGCCACGCGGTGACGACGTCCTGGGCCGTGCTGTCACTGGTGGCCGCGGGCGAAGCGAACGCGGAGGCCACGCGCCGGGGCGCGGTGTGGCTGCGCGAGAGGCAGGACGCGGACGGCCAGTGGCCACGAGAGCCGCTGGCCGGCGTGTTCAGCCGCACCTGCGCCATCCACTACGACGCCTACTTGCGCATCTTCCCGCTGTGGGCGCTGTCGCTCGCGGAGCGACAGGCCTTGGACTTCAAGGCGCGCGAAGGCTCAGCGAACCCAGGTAGTCCGCCTTGCCCAGGTTGA
- a CDS encoding serine hydrolase: MRSISSLACLLAALVLCAARPSFAQEPPVARHARVDALFAPWTGNATPGCAVAVSRDGAVDYARGYGMASLEYGVPITPESIFHVASISKQFTAFAMGLLEQEGKLSRDDDIRKYLPELPDHGKKITLADLVHHTSGLREQFHLLNMAGWRGDDLMTVDDVLWVMARQRGLNFEPGTEWSYNNTGYTLLSVIIQRVAGKSLRAFAEERIFRPLGMRDTHFHDDHSEVVPRRASAYSPRDGGGWSISVPVFDYYGSTSLFTTVGDLLKWEANLLQPRVGGQALVDWLRTSATLKSGEATGYGAGLTLGTYQGQRTFGHNGADAGYRSSVAVYPDSRLAVAVFCNASTAVPAEFVRKVADVYLGTRPEPVKASPLSVPEAALKDLAGVYWSAVTDQVVRLELKDGALRSVGAMTPLVPVEPGLFLVGESTEEWRFPAQAARAPREVHVRDTASALPARVYTRVDAKPPSALEALAGQYHSDEVDMTFTVRVEDGKPRVRWQRQKRTVLEAVGGDRFVSDALGTVTFTRAKSGQVDGLTFGTLRARRLRAERLPAPGKARSR; the protein is encoded by the coding sequence GTGCGGTCCATTTCTTCTCTCGCCTGTCTGCTCGCCGCGCTGGTCCTCTGCGCGGCGCGGCCTTCCTTCGCCCAGGAGCCGCCGGTGGCGCGCCACGCCCGGGTGGATGCGCTGTTCGCCCCGTGGACCGGGAACGCGACGCCCGGCTGCGCGGTGGCGGTCTCCCGCGACGGCGCCGTGGACTACGCGCGTGGCTACGGCATGGCGAGCCTGGAGTACGGCGTCCCCATCACGCCGGAGTCCATCTTCCACGTGGCCTCCATCTCCAAGCAGTTCACCGCCTTCGCGATGGGGCTGCTGGAGCAGGAGGGCAAGCTGTCGCGGGACGACGACATCCGGAAGTACCTGCCGGAGCTGCCGGACCACGGAAAGAAGATCACCCTCGCGGACCTGGTGCACCACACCAGCGGCCTGCGGGAGCAGTTCCACCTGCTGAACATGGCCGGCTGGCGGGGCGATGACCTGATGACCGTGGACGACGTGCTGTGGGTCATGGCCCGGCAGCGCGGGCTGAACTTCGAACCGGGCACCGAGTGGAGCTACAACAACACCGGCTACACGCTGCTGTCGGTCATCATCCAGCGCGTGGCGGGGAAGTCGCTGCGGGCGTTCGCGGAGGAGCGCATCTTCCGGCCGCTGGGGATGCGCGACACGCACTTCCACGACGACCACTCGGAGGTCGTCCCCCGGCGCGCGTCCGCCTATTCACCGCGTGACGGCGGCGGCTGGAGCATCAGCGTCCCGGTGTTCGACTACTACGGCTCCACCAGCCTGTTCACCACGGTGGGGGACCTCTTGAAGTGGGAGGCGAACCTCCTCCAGCCGCGCGTGGGCGGACAGGCGCTGGTGGACTGGCTGCGGACCTCCGCCACGTTGAAGAGCGGTGAGGCGACCGGCTACGGCGCGGGGCTGACGCTGGGCACCTATCAAGGCCAGCGGACGTTCGGCCACAACGGCGCGGACGCGGGTTACCGCTCGAGCGTCGCCGTCTATCCGGACTCGCGCCTGGCCGTCGCCGTGTTCTGCAACGCCTCCACGGCCGTGCCGGCGGAGTTCGTGCGGAAGGTGGCGGACGTGTACCTGGGCACGCGCCCCGAGCCCGTGAAGGCGTCCCCGCTGAGCGTGCCGGAGGCGGCGCTGAAGGATCTGGCGGGCGTCTACTGGAGCGCGGTGACGGATCAGGTCGTGCGGCTGGAGCTGAAGGACGGAGCGCTGCGGAGCGTCGGCGCCATGACACCGCTGGTGCCGGTCGAGCCCGGCCTGTTCCTCGTGGGGGAATCCACGGAGGAGTGGCGCTTCCCGGCGCAGGCCGCCAGGGCGCCGCGAGAGGTCCACGTCCGGGACACGGCGAGCGCGCTGCCCGCACGCGTCTACACGCGCGTGGACGCGAAGCCGCCGTCCGCGCTGGAGGCGCTCGCGGGCCAGTACCACAGCGATGAGGTGGACATGACCTTCACGGTGCGCGTGGAGGACGGCAAGCCGCGGGTGCGCTGGCAGCGCCAGAAGCGCACCGTGCTCGAAGCCGTCGGTGGAGACCGCTTCGTCAGCGACGCGCTGGGGACGGTCACCTTCACGCGCGCGAAGTCAGGCCAGGTGGATGGGCTGACCTTCGGCACGCTCCGCGCCCGCCGCCTGCGCGCGGAGCGTCTGCCCGCGCCTGGGAAGGCGCGGAGCCGTTGA
- a CDS encoding MarR family winged helix-turn-helix transcriptional regulator has protein sequence MSAKSAPRWDPEAVPTFWINHASRLLMRHFEQRLRPLDFGMAYLPVVIALEEHGPLLQKQLAEYAHVEQPTMAALLTRMERDGLIQRQPHPDDKRATRISLSAKARERLPLAKEQLGEVAEHATAGLSEKERATFMSLLRRVVANLEPETMSD, from the coding sequence ATGAGCGCGAAGTCCGCCCCCCGCTGGGACCCCGAAGCCGTCCCGACCTTCTGGATCAACCATGCGTCCCGGCTGCTGATGCGCCACTTCGAGCAGCGATTGCGGCCGCTCGACTTCGGGATGGCCTACCTGCCGGTGGTCATCGCGCTGGAGGAGCACGGGCCCCTCCTGCAGAAGCAGCTGGCGGAGTACGCCCACGTCGAGCAGCCCACCATGGCCGCGCTCCTCACGCGCATGGAGCGCGACGGCCTCATCCAGCGTCAGCCGCACCCGGACGACAAGCGCGCGACCCGGATCTCCCTCTCGGCCAAGGCCCGGGAGCGCCTGCCCCTGGCGAAGGAGCAGTTGGGGGAGGTCGCGGAGCACGCGACTGCGGGCCTCAGCGAAAAAGAGCGCGCCACGTTCATGTCGCTCCTGCGCCGGGTGGTGGCCAACCTGGAGCCCGAGACGATGTCAGATTGA
- a CDS encoding 5'-nucleotidase C-terminal domain-containing protein has product MRALRTGTLCLVGASSLMTACDSNDDPPVDPNPTPVDRSPRTLTLLQTSDLHTNIFPWDYFTGKPDAKRGLSKVATLIKQERAKNPDCTLLVDTGDTIQGSPLGTYYAQVDNASKHPMAAAMNELGYAAMAMGNHEFNYGQDVLNKFKGEANFPLLGANVRKSSDGSEAFTPYIITTVCDVKVGILGLVTPGVATWERKDNITGLRFDEPLEVAKAYVPKMKQAGADVVVVAIHGGPDKQPTGSASSPESWLADYADPAKWTDRGNLTAENQAVQIAQQVADVDVLLTGHTHQPIPKMLLKQQDGREVLLTQPNRWGSHLADVQLNVTWNGERWGVDAHDSKLHAVDETVAEDANVKQLTQAAHDTTVAYVNQKIGSTTGAFTGGFPGRYVDSALADLLNIVQEEAAKEAGFPVDLSATALFSNDVALPAGDVTLRDAYSVYIYDNTLYVMEINGSILRRALEMNTLYFKQLDAANLPEKPADAKATTPVVADYNWDLYSHIEYGYDLTKPAGSRLTHLRFKGEDVKDDQLFRIAVNNYRGGGGGGYSMFKEGTLLWSSADGVRDYVASYMQAHQNLSPDVVNTCNFTLTPDLYAHYFQATLGPAKCAPAVP; this is encoded by the coding sequence ATGCGCGCGCTGCGCACCGGCACGCTCTGTCTCGTGGGCGCCAGCTCGCTGATGACGGCCTGTGATTCCAACGATGATCCCCCCGTCGACCCGAACCCGACCCCGGTGGACCGGTCGCCGCGCACGCTGACGCTGCTGCAGACCAGCGACCTGCACACCAACATCTTCCCGTGGGACTACTTCACCGGGAAGCCGGACGCGAAGCGCGGCCTCTCCAAGGTGGCCACGCTCATCAAGCAGGAGCGCGCGAAGAACCCGGACTGCACGCTGCTCGTCGACACGGGCGACACCATCCAGGGCTCGCCGCTGGGCACCTACTACGCCCAGGTGGACAACGCGTCCAAGCACCCCATGGCCGCCGCCATGAACGAGCTGGGCTACGCCGCCATGGCCATGGGCAACCACGAGTTCAACTACGGCCAGGACGTCCTCAACAAGTTCAAGGGCGAGGCGAACTTCCCCCTCCTCGGCGCCAACGTGCGCAAGAGCTCGGACGGCTCCGAGGCCTTCACCCCGTACATCATCACCACGGTGTGCGACGTGAAGGTCGGCATCCTCGGCCTGGTGACGCCGGGCGTGGCCACGTGGGAGCGCAAGGACAACATCACCGGGCTGCGCTTCGATGAGCCGCTGGAGGTCGCGAAGGCGTACGTGCCGAAGATGAAGCAGGCCGGCGCGGACGTGGTGGTGGTGGCCATCCACGGCGGCCCGGACAAGCAGCCGACGGGCAGCGCGTCCAGCCCCGAGTCGTGGCTCGCGGACTATGCGGACCCGGCGAAGTGGACCGACCGAGGCAACCTCACCGCTGAAAACCAGGCCGTGCAGATCGCCCAGCAGGTGGCGGACGTGGACGTGCTCCTCACCGGCCACACCCACCAGCCCATCCCGAAGATGCTGCTGAAGCAGCAGGATGGCCGCGAGGTCCTCCTCACCCAGCCCAACCGCTGGGGCAGCCACCTGGCCGACGTGCAGCTCAACGTCACCTGGAACGGCGAGCGCTGGGGCGTGGACGCGCACGACTCGAAGCTCCACGCGGTGGACGAGACGGTGGCGGAGGACGCCAACGTCAAGCAGCTCACCCAGGCCGCCCACGACACCACGGTGGCCTACGTGAACCAGAAGATTGGCAGCACCACCGGGGCCTTCACCGGCGGCTTCCCCGGCCGCTACGTGGACAGCGCCCTGGCGGACCTGCTCAACATCGTGCAGGAGGAGGCCGCGAAGGAGGCCGGCTTCCCCGTGGACCTGTCCGCGACCGCCCTGTTCTCCAATGACGTCGCGCTGCCGGCGGGGGACGTCACCCTGCGGGACGCCTACAGCGTCTACATCTACGACAACACGCTGTACGTGATGGAGATCAACGGCTCCATCCTGCGGCGCGCGCTGGAGATGAACACGCTGTACTTCAAGCAGCTGGACGCGGCGAACCTCCCCGAGAAGCCCGCGGACGCGAAGGCCACCACGCCCGTGGTCGCGGACTACAACTGGGACCTCTACTCGCACATCGAATACGGCTACGACCTGACGAAGCCCGCGGGCTCGCGGCTCACGCACCTGCGCTTCAAGGGCGAGGACGTGAAGGACGACCAGCTCTTCCGCATCGCCGTGAACAACTACCGCGGCGGTGGCGGCGGCGGGTACAGCATGTTCAAGGAGGGCACCCTGCTGTGGTCCTCCGCGGACGGGGTGCGGGACTACGTCGCGAGCTACATGCAGGCGCACCAGAACCTGTCTCCGGACGTGGTGAACACCTGCAACTTCACGCTCACGCCGGACCTCTACGCGCACTACTTCCAGGCCACGCTCGGCCCGGCGAAGTGCGCGCCCGCCGTGCCGTGA
- a CDS encoding RtcB family protein — MQPKLNRLLRALAREGLDVAYDGRVYTVCLLADPHAPPAEVLLPPDLPVEGKALQQLAALAALHHPDGGRVKQVRATPDFHPGDSGVAIGSVVHTEGLVVPGAVGTDINCGMRLHVADLPVDAFLARRDAFVERMKGHYFFGTRDVAQGSRALEALLRDGLPGWLLETEGQPLGMAARMDLGQLHRESGRVHLGGALEGDPAWAPTGLRREGVVRDPGLATIGGGNHFVEVQRVEAVVDRARAWAWGVREGQLAFMVHSGSRDMGKHVGRAWQERARAAWPTGAPHPASGIFPLADEAKVREYLKAEATAANYAFLNRLLLAELVRQTLRELFGDVEAPLVYDVPHNITLPWEGGWLARKGACPAEEDQPVIIPGSMGATSYLMRGLGNAKALASASHGAGRAHSRFSMSRGGAKHREEDLGLTGVDCIAMRAERRIEEAPAAYKPIGPVVASQVDADIVREVARLRPLMTFKA, encoded by the coding sequence ATGCAGCCGAAACTGAACCGGCTCCTGCGGGCACTTGCCCGCGAGGGGCTCGACGTTGCCTACGACGGTCGTGTCTACACGGTCTGCCTCCTGGCGGATCCCCATGCTCCCCCCGCCGAGGTCCTCCTTCCGCCGGACCTGCCGGTGGAGGGCAAGGCGCTCCAGCAGCTCGCGGCGCTCGCCGCGCTCCATCACCCTGACGGCGGCCGCGTGAAGCAGGTGCGCGCGACGCCGGACTTCCATCCGGGCGACTCCGGGGTGGCCATCGGGTCGGTGGTCCACACGGAGGGGCTGGTGGTCCCCGGCGCCGTGGGCACGGACATCAACTGCGGCATGCGCCTGCACGTCGCGGACCTCCCCGTGGACGCCTTCCTCGCCCGCCGCGACGCCTTCGTCGAGCGGATGAAGGGGCACTACTTCTTCGGCACGCGGGACGTGGCCCAGGGCTCGCGCGCTCTGGAGGCGCTGCTGCGGGACGGCCTGCCCGGCTGGCTCCTGGAGACGGAAGGCCAGCCCCTGGGCATGGCGGCCCGGATGGACCTGGGCCAGCTTCACCGCGAGTCCGGCCGCGTCCACCTGGGCGGTGCGTTGGAGGGCGACCCGGCGTGGGCGCCCACCGGGCTCAGGCGGGAGGGCGTGGTGCGCGACCCGGGGCTCGCCACCATTGGCGGAGGCAACCACTTCGTGGAGGTGCAGCGGGTGGAGGCGGTGGTGGACCGCGCGCGGGCGTGGGCCTGGGGCGTGCGGGAGGGGCAGCTCGCGTTCATGGTGCACTCCGGTTCGCGGGACATGGGCAAGCACGTGGGGCGCGCCTGGCAGGAGCGCGCGCGCGCCGCGTGGCCCACGGGGGCCCCGCACCCGGCGAGCGGCATCTTCCCGCTCGCGGATGAAGCGAAGGTGCGCGAGTACCTGAAGGCGGAGGCCACGGCGGCCAACTACGCCTTCCTCAACCGGCTGCTGCTCGCGGAGCTGGTGCGGCAGACGCTGCGGGAGCTGTTCGGGGACGTGGAGGCGCCGCTCGTCTACGACGTGCCCCACAACATCACCCTGCCCTGGGAGGGCGGCTGGCTGGCGCGCAAGGGGGCCTGCCCCGCGGAAGAGGACCAGCCCGTCATCATCCCCGGCTCCATGGGCGCCACGTCGTACCTGATGCGGGGCCTGGGCAACGCGAAGGCCCTGGCGTCGGCCTCGCATGGCGCGGGGCGGGCGCACTCGCGCTTCTCCATGTCACGGGGCGGCGCGAAGCACCGGGAGGAGGACCTGGGGCTGACGGGGGTGGACTGCATCGCGATGCGCGCCGAGCGGCGCATCGAGGAGGCCCCCGCCGCCTACAAGCCCATTGGCCCGGTGGTGGCCTCCCAGGTGGACGCCGACATCGTCCGCGAGGTGGCCCGGCTGCGGCCCTTGATGACCTTCAAGGCCTGA